A single Lolium perenne isolate Kyuss_39 chromosome 6, Kyuss_2.0, whole genome shotgun sequence DNA region contains:
- the LOC127307913 gene encoding receptor homology region, transmembrane domain- and RING domain-containing protein 1 has product MKITRGAAPFLLCLCAVVCLMAQIGTANVVLMGNNLTFSFDDVEANFAPGVKGSGVNGIVYTAEPLNACGALTNKAVKGPPSPFALIIRGGCTFDEKVKNAQDAGFKAAIVYDNENSGVLVSMAGSSSGIQIYAVFISKVSGEVLKKFSGSTDVEVWIIPTFENSAWSILAISFISLLAMSAVLATCFFVRRHRIRRDRPRNQETREFHGMSSHLVKAMPSLIFTKVQEDNCTSSMCAICLEDYSVGENLRVLPCRHKFHAVCVDMWLTSWRSFCPVCKRDAGAGISAPPASETTPLFSSAVHLPSPTSSFRSSVGASPPRPISRRPSSQSISRVYSVSGTPHSSNNTQRPYRNTSAMSTSRSGADLSNLSSPLLRPSHLSSTHSLVGNHLSPPVNISYNSGYGSRSRHLSSSYISNSGYRSSGHHSLVGNNLSPPVNIGYAPPHAYHSGYGSPSPHLGSSYISNSGYGSSGQHYLGSSSQQYLDSSSQQYLGSSSQHYLGSSSQHHLGSSSQHHLGSSSQHRSSYLRRCGESGPSLSTMAPQSPQSQLNHLAGASSGQSLRQSYLRHCGDSDASLSAMASSGQSLPGC; this is encoded by the exons ATGAAGATTACACGAGGAGCAGCCCCATTTCTTCTCTGCCTCTGTGCAGTGGTTTGCCTCATGGCTCAGATAGGGACTGCGAATGTAGTTCTAATGGGGAATAACCTTACTTTTTCATTTGACGATGTTGAGGCAAACTTTG CTCCCGGAGTGAAAGGTTCAGGTGTTAATGGCATTGTTTATACTGCTGAACCTTTGAATGCCTGCGGTGCTTTAACAAACAAAGCAGTCAAGGGTCCGCCTTCTCCATTTGCATTGATTATTAGGGGTGGTTGCACATTTGATGAGAAAGTGAAGAATGCACAGGATGCTGGATTCAAAGCTGCAATTGTGTATGACAATGAAAATAGTGGGGTTTTGGTTTCAA TGGCTGGAAGCTCAAGTGGTATTCAGATATACGCCGTGTTCATCTCGAAGGTCTCAGGGGAGGTTCTGAAGAAATTTTCAGGCTCTACTGACGTAGAGGTGTGGATAATACCCACATTTGAGAACTCCGCCTGGTCGATCTTGGCAATTTCGTTTATATCACTCCTTGCCATGTCTGCTGTTTTGGCTACTTGTTTCTTTGTGAGAAGACATCGAATAAGGCGGGACCGGCCTAGAAATCAAGAAACCCGAGAATTCCATGGAATGAGCAGCCATCTAGTAAAGGCAATGCCAAGCCTTATTTTCACAAAGGTGCAAGAGGACAATTGTACGTCGTCAATGTGTGCCATTTGCTTGGAAGATTACAGTGTCGGAGAAAACCTAAGAGTGCTGCCTTGCCGTCACA AGTTCCATGCAGTTTGTGTGGACATGTGGCTAACATCTTGGAGATCATTCTGCCCCGTATGCAAGCGAGATGCAGGTGCTGGAATATCAGCCCCTCCTGCCTCAGAGACTACCCCACTGTTTTCTTCTGCAGTTCACTTACCGTCCCCGACATCCTCATTCCGATCAAGTGTCGGAGCATCCCCTCCCAGGCCAATAAGCCGACGTCCTTCATCGCAATCCATATCTCGTGTCTACTCCGTTTCTGGCACCCCACACTCCTCCAACAACACCCAAAGGCCTTACAGAAACACATCTGCCATGAGTACAAGCAGAAGCGGTGCAGACCTCTCAAACTTGTCTTCTCCCCTCCTCCGCCCATCACACCTCAGCTCCACACACTCCCTGGTTGGCAACCACCTGTCTCCACCGGTCAACATAAGCTACAATTCCGGCTATGGATCGCGCAGCCGGCATCTCAGCTCATCCTACATCTCCAATTCTGGATACAGATCTTCTGGCCACCACTCCCTAGTTGGCAACAATCTGTCTCCACCGGTCAACATAGGCTACGCGCCACCGCATGCGTACCATTCTGGCTACGGATCGCCCAGCCCACATCTCGGCTCATCCTACATCTCCAATTCCGGGTATGGGTCTTCAGGCCAGCACTACTTGGGTTCATCCAGCCAGCAATACCTGGATTCATCCAGCCAGCAATACCTGGGTTCATCCAGCCAGCACTACCTGGGTTCGTCCAGCCAGCACCACCTGGGTTCGTCCAGCCAGCACCACCTGGGTTCGTCCAGCCAGCACCGGTCGTCTTACCTACGGCGCTGCGGTGAGTCGGGGCCCAGCCTGTCCACCATGGCCCCTCAGTCACCGCAGTCCCAGCTGAACCACCTGGCGGGCGCATCGTCGGGCCAGTCCTTGCGGCAGTCCTACCTGAGGCACTGCGGTGATTCAGACGCAAGCCTGTCCGCCATGGCGTCGTCGGGCCAGTCGCTGCCAGGGTGCTGA
- the LOC127310462 gene encoding uncharacterized protein isoform X2 — MGWYYISCKEYWKMVTLEDGVYKCPWCPTVIHLPRYRLIVGAVDTGSTDPLAAKFTDLYLFGPREETVVQKEDLHLFGPSEETVVRKEALLLVSSVQIVEPIVHANVVLREGVNCSAVGQDNVGIPAPETPKHVPDPAETSTLPLFMDLTPQTARNIFSFRY, encoded by the exons ATG GGTTGGTATTATATAAGCTGCAAAGAATATTGGAAAATGGTTACTTTAGAGGATGGAGTATACAAATGTCCTTGGTGCCCCACTGTTATACATCTGCCCAG gtataggctcattGTTGGAGCAGTTGACACTGGTTCTACAGATCCTCTCGCTGCCAAATTTACGGACCTTTATTTGTTTGGGCCTCGTGAGGAAACGGTCGTCCAAAAAGAGGATCTTCATTTGTTTGGACCTTCTGAGGAAACTGTCGTCCGAAAAGAGGCGTTGCTGCTTGTGTCAAGT GTACAAATTGTTGAGCCGATTGTCCATGCCAATGTTGTCTTGCGAGAGGGAGTGAATTGTTCAGCTGTAGGTCAGGACAATGTTGGCATCCCTGCTCCTGAAACCCCAAAGCATGTTCCAGATCCTGCTGAGACATCAACTCTGCCACTGTTCATGGATCTCACGCCACAGACTGCACGCAACATATTCAGCTTCCGTTATTGA
- the LOC127310462 gene encoding uncharacterized protein isoform X4 has protein sequence MLLHRIDRNILLSDVVGLVNKVTYVLPPSGNARSQKRQVYITDVSELAIVTLCGEHADLFDADGLIEASDEEPIIILFVGMTVSHCSGL, from the exons ATGTTATTGCATCGCATCGATCGGAATATAC TTCTATCTG ACGTTGTTGGATTGGTGAACAAGGTCACTTATGTTTTGCCCCCTTCTGGTAATGCTAGGAGCCAGAAACGTCAAGTGTATATCACAGATGTTAG CGAGCTTGCTATTGTTACCCTTTGTGGGGAGCACGCTGATTTGTTTGATGCTGATGGGCTGATAGAGGCATCGGATGAGGAGCCTATTATCATTTTATTTGTTGGCATGACAGTTAGTCATTGCTCAG GTTTATAG
- the LOC127310462 gene encoding uncharacterized protein isoform X1: MGECYKISSIITDVFITKGWYYISCKEYWKMVTLEDGVYKCPWCPTVIHLPRYRLIVGAVDTGSTDPLAAKFTDLYLFGPREETVVQKEDLHLFGPSEETVVRKEALLLVSSVQIVEPIVHANVVLREGVNCSAVGQDNVGIPAPETPKHVPDPAETSTLPLFMDLTPQTARNIFSFRY, encoded by the exons ATG GGTGAGTGTTATAAGATATCCAGTATAATTACCGATGTTTTCATAACCAAGGGTTGGTATTATATAAGCTGCAAAGAATATTGGAAAATGGTTACTTTAGAGGATGGAGTATACAAATGTCCTTGGTGCCCCACTGTTATACATCTGCCCAG gtataggctcattGTTGGAGCAGTTGACACTGGTTCTACAGATCCTCTCGCTGCCAAATTTACGGACCTTTATTTGTTTGGGCCTCGTGAGGAAACGGTCGTCCAAAAAGAGGATCTTCATTTGTTTGGACCTTCTGAGGAAACTGTCGTCCGAAAAGAGGCGTTGCTGCTTGTGTCAAGT GTACAAATTGTTGAGCCGATTGTCCATGCCAATGTTGTCTTGCGAGAGGGAGTGAATTGTTCAGCTGTAGGTCAGGACAATGTTGGCATCCCTGCTCCTGAAACCCCAAAGCATGTTCCAGATCCTGCTGAGACATCAACTCTGCCACTGTTCATGGATCTCACGCCACAGACTGCACGCAACATATTCAGCTTCCGTTATTGA
- the LOC127310462 gene encoding uncharacterized protein isoform X3: MLLHRIDRNILLSDVVGLVNKVTYVLPPSGNARSQKRQVYITDVSELAIVTLCGEHADLFDADGLIEASDEEPIIILFVGMTVSHCSDRNIYRGALSCTVQIKVVLSRPYHQSRR, encoded by the exons ATGTTATTGCATCGCATCGATCGGAATATAC TTCTATCTG ACGTTGTTGGATTGGTGAACAAGGTCACTTATGTTTTGCCCCCTTCTGGTAATGCTAGGAGCCAGAAACGTCAAGTGTATATCACAGATGTTAG CGAGCTTGCTATTGTTACCCTTTGTGGGGAGCACGCTGATTTGTTTGATGCTGATGGGCTGATAGAGGCATCGGATGAGGAGCCTATTATCATTTTATTTGTTGGCATGACAGTTAGTCATTGCTCAG ATCGAAACATCTACCGTGGTGCATTGAGCTGCACAGTGCAAATCAAAGTCGTTCTGAGCCGACCGTATCATCAATCGAGGAGATAG